TGTCTGATTGTAAGAGTATTAAAGTTACTTACCGTCAGTGTAAACACGTTTCCCCCTGCTTCTTTAGCCAGTTAGCGTTAGCTAGCCGTGTAGTGTTAGCTCCACAGCGTGGCTAAAAGAAGATGCGAGTCGCCCGGGGAAACAAGCCGGCAACtaaagtgttttaaatacaTACCTGAGCGTGTGTGGTGTTAGGAAGGTGCGCCGAAGTGATGAGTGGTTCAATAAAAGTAGGAGTGACGGGTCTCCGCCTGTCTATGACCTATGAACGCCCTCCAATGCGGAAGAGAGCAGTAAAACAGTCATAATATTGATGAGGTTTGGTCTGTCAGACTCGTGGAACGGCCAGTCGAATACAGATCGCTGACGTTTCCATGGTGATTCAATTCGAATTGATATCGGTGTCACGCGGGGCTCTGACATTCTACGTTTCCATGGGAATTAAGATCGAATTGAATTCTACGTTTCCATGGTAATTGCTTAAAAGTGTTTAATCTAGTCTGCGAGGTGTTAAACTAACCTTAAAAACACCGCAGACTTCTGTTTTTTGTGCTTCTTATTATACTTACAGGGCGCTGGATGCTTGGGTGGTTGACACAGTGAGGTGTTGTGATGAAATGctagtttagtttagttcattagtttatttgttttagggacagtgtaccaaaaaaaaaaccattagtctcagaagagaagagatgctttgtaccagattcaACTaaagctaatttccatctgttaaCTTGTCACTCTTTTGGTATTCATTAAATCATATTTGTAGATGAATATAATTTACACACactcttttttctgtttgtatttttaggCTGAGACAGAAAGCAAAGCCGGAGTGAGGAGAAACTTGCTCCACACATGAGGAGGCGATCTGACGGGACGACTGCAGCACCAGAGCAGGGCCGATGGATCCCATTGACTCTGGACAAGGTTCATAACACCTCcttttatttcatgtctttttttcagagTGTGACACGTTCACCTTTAGCACACACAGGTGAACTGACTGCTCATGTATTTACAGCCGCAGGAGTGAGTTGTGGTGTCTTGCACAATAACACTTGGACATGCGTGCTGTAGCAGCCAGGGATTGAACCTCTGACATTGTGATCAGGAGTTTGACCCACCTAACCTCTGAACCACAGGGTTGCACAATCTGGCAAAAAACATCAGTGTCATATTACTTTGGTAGATCGTATGATTGAAACATGGTTCACTATTAGTGGGAATGATTCATTTCctgatcacatttttaattagacacaaaaaacaagaaaataagaaGATGGCTGttgatcaaaatgttcaatacttacTGTACATtcttttcaacatgtttgtAATCGATAGTTTTGAAAAGTACCAAATCTTTTTAAACAACTACACATCTTCAGTGATATTTTAACCAGAATCCAGTATCCAGCATTTTCTTGATTGCACATACACGTTGGCAATGTTACCAAAACGTTGCCAAAgcatttgtgcaatttagacagtgtgcaggtaACTCAGTTACCCagtatttggggggggggtgtcggtgttttgctcaagggcatctcaGCAGTGCTctggaagtgatctggcacctctccagctgcaAGACCAACATCcagacttgaaccggcgaccctctggttcccaacctgaGTCCCCCCTGCCGCCCCCTCCCCCATTTTGCATGAGATATCTATAATCATATTTTGGATTTAAGCGGTTAAACAAGTTCTTGTTCTTTTTGAAACCCCCAAAACAATGTAAAcaatattattacatttttatctgCTGGTGTTGAGATTTCAAAATGGGTTTGGGTGCTAAACATTTTAGATTTGAAGCTCttgttatatttttactttgactAGTCGTTTCTAAAAGTGGTTTCTGTTTGTAAGAAAGCAGCTTGTAAGAATAACATTTGGTGAGTTATAGTcaaaaaatagatgaaaaaatAGTCGTTATTTAATTAACCTAAGAGATTTCCGTTTGTACTTTATATCATCCACATGTGGAGCTATGTATGACATCACTCTCCTTTCAGGGCAAGAGAACCCGTCAGAGCAGAACTCTGATTTAACACCCAGCTCCAGAGGACGACCGCGCAAGAAAAATCCCAAATATCAGGATTATGAAACCGAAGACCTGATtgatgagaagaaaacaacaggtaGAAAAAGCTCAGGAGAAGGTGCAGCTTCTAAAAGGACTCCGGCAAAGAGGCGAAAAGCTGAGGATGACCCAGAACCGCCCCAAGGAGATGATGTCGAAAATGAAGCCAATCACAAAACACCTCAAGAGCTGGATGAAATAACGGCAAAGGAAACGCCTAAAAAGGCAGTTAGAGCCAAGAAGACCCCGACAAAAAGGACtcctggtagaaaaaaaaaaagtgatactGCGAACACTGATGTGGCGCTCCCACATTTGGAAGGCGGAGCGGCAGATTCGGCGCAGCAGGAGAACGGGACGCCGAAGCCGAAGAGGAAATATGTGAAGAAGCAGCGTGCGCAGGTAATCGTAGAACCACCGCCATGTGCGAGTGAACCCGAGGAGGAGATCCAGCCAGGGGGGCGGCGCCGGAGAGGTGCTGCTAAAGCGTGAGTCACATGACGTCTGTTTtcaaaatttaacattttctccAAGGGCGATTCATTTATTCTGTCTTCAGGATCTAACGATAGGTCTCTACTGAGTTGTGATGCTATTTTATCAAGATTGtcaaatttttttaaatgccagagattgattgattggtcaAACGACCCTTTGTCAAGCCCCGCCCCCCTTAGCTACTGTTACTAGGTTAGACAAAATCATCCCATTtgaaacaattgaaaatgttaCACGATTAGACGttcttttctttatatttcttGGATTAGATTATTTTCTAACTCAGCCTCAGTGAAAGAATAAATTGTCTATATAGGTactcaatatttatttgtagtGAAAAGTATCCTAACATCCCTGATTTCAAAAAACATTGTGCTAAATCTCTCTAGGGCTTTGAAGTACCTCCACAATTTGGCTAAAGAAGCGCTCGCTCATCCCGGAGATGAGACAGCGTCCCAGCCGGGAGCCGATAGCGATGTCGCCAGCACGGAACCGGACCCCAAAGAGAAGGGGAAACGTCTCAAAGGAAGTAAAGGTACATTTTCCCATCACTGTCAGTTAACACCACCATGTAGGAGTttcataaaagaaaacaaagatgacCAACTCGTGCTTTATATGCTTTAAATCAGAACAAACTCTAGGCCCATTTTCAGAAAACACCTGACAATATTGAGATCTTTTGAGGAGAATCAGGCCGTTATATAGTCAGACACACGTCCCTCATACTGGGAGAGTTTCCCTTTTGGAAGGGTTTGGTTTCCACAGGCAGGACATAATGTAAGAAGGTCAGAGTGTAATGTTTACAACATATCTAAGATGTAAGTGATTCTTGTAATCAGTTGTTTACACAGTGAAAAAGTGAGGAGAGGAATATACTggtgagaagaaaagaggatgaAGCAGCTTATTGACGTGTTCAAAGCTCACACCAGTCGCTCACAGGATGTAGGATATGATAATCACAGAGTCTGCTTGCTAGTGGTGAATTTTTCTGCTGCATTTACACAGCCTTGACTTTAGCAGAAATGTTACAAGGAGTCTGGCAGGAAAAATATCTGTAAAGGTCGGGGTGAAAATGTGATGGTGCAGCCCTCCCGGACAAATTGGGGAGATTTTTTAGGAGTGTAGTGCTTGTGTGACAGGGGCTCATCTCCTATTTTTCCAATATCAAAAGTGTAAAGTTGGGGTGTCGGTTTAGCTCAGTCAGTAGAGCTGGAGCCTGTGCAGAGGCGGGTACAGTCATAAGTGTAAAGTTGCACATACCTTAATAGATGTTAAATCCTTTGATTTCCTCGTCATGATCAGCAGGTAAGTTCCCTCTTAAGTTCAGTCATTCATTGTGAGTGTCTACATCCCTGCAGGGCGTCCAGGACGGAAGAGGAAACGTCGCGACTCAGACGGCGATGCTGCAGAAGACGAAGACTTTGTTCCGGATGCTGAAGAAATGGAGGCTGAGGAGAtaaatgatgaagaagaagaagaagaagaagaagaagagggggtgGACTCAGACTTCGACTTGAGGACGTTTGTAAAGAGTCCAGCAACTTCTTACTTCAACAAAACCAAAGTtagtttatttcatgttttgttgcttgttgttgttttgtctcccGAGCGTCTTCTGAATCCGATGCTTCTTGATGGCTAATCgatttattgttgctttttgatgaataaaaaaagtgctcagaataaataaataaaataaataaatcagctcATCTTTATGCTTTGTCTCCTGCAGAGCTGTAACGTCAGGAAGAGAACTCCCAACGGGCTCAGCGGGCTCATGATGATGCCTGTGACCGAGTCCGCCGAGTCCACCAAGAAATTGTAAGTCACAGTACTTAgtgacttctctctctctctctctctctctctctctctctctctctctctctctctctctctctctctctctctctctctctctctctcgtcttttACCAACACAGAATATAATCCAAGAGCCTCAGGCTGTTTAAGATCAGAAGCACAGAACATCAGACTGACTTCTTTATGATACACATgtgtcacttttaaaaaaaacaacaacttggaacaaacttagaaaacaaaacatttcacttaaTTTGACCTTTTTAATAACGGCCCTGAAAGCGACAGCCTGTTGACAATCCAAAAGGACTGACttattatttaataatattCACTAGAAACACAAGTCTATCTTCTTGATTTGGATCGAGTgcagctctctttttatttacctGCTGGGGAGAAGAACATCCGTTCAGAGCACACAGAGGATCTTTATACACACAAATACTTGGGGGTTTGTAGCGACCCTGTGTCTCTCCACTGAAGCAgtgtgctgctgtctgcagagagacgagtCACCCTCATGTAAGATGTATCTCTGAATCCCTTCCCAAGAATGCAAAAATATAAGCGCCACGTCTTTGCTTAAATTCAGCTGCAGACTGGAAACTGTGGCCGGACCAAGATCGATCTATAGAAACATAACTCTGTCGTGACATTATTACACAAACTTTAAGACACTAACGCACAAAACATCACTTCATAAAATTGAATTGAGTTCCTCGacttcatttgtgtttttgacgatttaagatgtgtttgttttttccagccGGGAGACACACTACAGCAGCTGGGTGTTTCCAGAGTGGATCCCCTCATCCAACAGCTGGCACCCTGTACCACAGAGGTACTGCACCTTTacctttgtttttaatatctgGGCTAGTCCAGCTGTTAACAAGAAAGGGAGCTTTTATTTGGATCCTCAAAATGAAGTTTTAGTGTAGTcttcactttatcactttgctgtttttgatttaatgcattgactgccaatttccacatattCCGTGCACACCGCGTTCatgcaggaataaaaaaagaggaaaacatgcaaacaacatgttgctttatcTTTTTGAGGTTGCTGTGCTCTTTGTTCGCTGCCTGTTTTGACtcaatgttgataaagtgatagAAAATACGACCAgtagtctgtatgttgtgttttattttgacattgaCCAGacctctgtgcgtttccttgtctgacttcctgtcctggttGATATATTCTGTCCAGCGTGACGTGTGCTTTAAAGagcttatttaaaacaaagcagagtGTAGTGATGCTGCTGGAACGCTCTGGAGCACTGATGGACCGCGGCGCGAATGCGTAATGTGGAAATTAGCAGTTAATTATGGCAGCCATGTTGGAAGTATTCAGCTTTTCCTGAACAGAAACCTTTTAAAACTTGTATTGCTTAAAAATATGGTAACTTATTTGTTTTAACACATCTGTACAGAAGCGAACATTTGACTAGAAAACAGCCCTGCTGGAGGTTTTTAGTtaatctgctgtgtgtgtgtgttgtgtttgacaAAACTATGAAGCCCCtaagtctatgtgtgtgtctgtttgtgtgctgcTCAGTGATTTGGAGAAGTACCTGCCTCAGGAGCTCCAGTCGGCCGCTTTCAAAGTGTCCAGAGAAGGTCTGAGACCGGAGCAGTCGCCTCTGCAGAGACTCAGGAGGTGAAGTTTGTGTTCTCATGTTTGATTATCTGAGCTGAGTCATCACCACGGCCGACCCTCAGCTCTTTCTGCACAACGCCAACTTATTCCTCCTCAGCTGATCTCTACAAAGCTCTTACTATCCTACCGGGTCACTAGCTACAGGACTACAACTAGATTTCTTTTGAGATGAGCctcatgtgttcatgttgctAAAGTCTTCTTGTTAATGTATCTCAACAGGCTCACAGCAGTGCCAGCTGACCCGGACCGTTGGGACATGTTGCTGTACGCGGGCGGACCGGTCTGGGCCTTGGAGTGGTGTCCCACACCTGATGGAGCTCCGGCATCTCAGTTCATAGCTCTGGCCTGCCATCGAGGGATGGACGACAAACACTGTTTCAACAAGACTTACACCAAACACGGCCTCGTTCAGCTGTGGGGCTTCGGCTCGCTGGAGTGCAACAGCAGGTACGCTCTGAAGTGTCACAGAGGGAGTTattgttcctttatttttaaagtcgCTGCATGAGCTTATTCTCTGAGATTCCACCGGTAACTTAGAATTTATGTCTATTTAGGAGTCGTATATATATTTGGTTTTGCACTGTTTCACCCTCGTATGTTTTTTCTCATACAtcttgtgattttattttttctctacAGACCAGACTCCAGCCCAGCCTTCACCTACGGCTTGGCCCAGGACAAAGGCTTCATCTGGCATCTGAAGTGGTGTCCTGCAGGCGGCTGGGAGCCTCACAACTCTGACAGAAAGGTAAGGTGCTTCAACCAACAGGAAGCTTTAAAGGggatcttattttgaaaaatccactacagtgtttttgaacatatatgcgggtaacctgagtgtctactgacccacaacattacatttaaagagacacacacaccaaaacggagcgttctgagagagctggtttatacagggtcacaaacctcctctggtgcttgattcatgttatattttgaccaaagcacagcacagatgtttcatttagaccacaggggactgtttgagaaggtggatgattaatatgtcctctttaaacgCATACTTTTTATGACAAGCAGACAGTCACAGTGTAAACAGCTGTTTTGCCTTTGGCATGTTTTATAAACTCTTCTATGACACTATGGTGGACCCAGTTATCACCTTCCTCTATATTGTTGTTTCCAGACGCATATCAGTATCAGAAATGACTGGTGCTGCGAAAACTAAGTATCTAGTACTGATGATTGAGAGAGTCATTGCACTTTTTGCACTATTCCATATTATTACAGCACCCAACACACATTTTAGGTATAAAATGTCCTTATCATATCAAACTAATACTCAGTTAGTAGTTGATTAAACAATTAATAATTTGAATGGCCATGTGTGTTGGTAATGAGAAAAAACGTATTGGAAAATCTCATATTGAGCAATTAGGTAAGCACTGGTTGCTAAATGTAGCATGGTCCTTAGGagcatttgtgtttctttcatatctttcagaataaaagcgaCTTCTAGAGATAGTTTTCAGTTCATCTCTCATGCAGCTTTATGCTCCTTATGGATGTTTAGAGCACTAAGGGGGGTGGTCCAACAGGCTTCTCACTCAGGTCAACAAACTGATCTCTCATGATAAGTTGAGTGACAGGAACTCTACATGCTTttagaaaaagttatttttggtcTGGAGTTGCATTACCACAGCTTCTTCTTTGTGACGAtatgaatctctctctctcccaaaaGGCTCCTTTTCTGCCCAGACTGGGTCTTCTGGCAGTTTCCACCTCCAACAGTGTGGTCACCATTTACAGCCTGCCCCACCCCGAGGCTCTGCTGTCCATCAAGAAACCTGCAAACTGTGGTAAGACgttaaatattttcaacacGACTGGCTGCAATTTTCACTCAACAGCAATTACTGTAAAAGTGGTGTTGCAGTTTTCCTAGACTGTAAAAAGTATACGCAGAATAATTCaaaaccatccatccatatcTCTAccgctgatcccagctgtcattggacgtggctgtggctcagtgttgGAATCAGTCTTTTATGGTTTGCGGTTCAATCTCCAGGGGTTCAACCATGCAGCTCACGATGCAAAACCTAACAGAGAAAGTGGAGTGTGTCCTTTTGGTCAGCAGAGGGCAGTGTTGCCTCTCTGAAGGctgcagtgtgtagtgtgtttgGACCTGTATCCTCCTGTTCTCTGTGAGGACACGGGACTGCAGtgaagtctttgtgtgtgtgtggaggtttgTGCTTCATGGCAGCGTTGTTAAAAAATGAACGGCTGGACTACAGATCAGTTCACATCTCGCTTTACCTCCACCCTGCAAAGCTTTGCTGCAGTGTTTCACATCTTCTGACACCAAAGCAAACTAatttataaaattaaaaattagCTATAGAGCTTACCTTATCAGTTCAGAAATATAACCCTCTGTCCTGTCTACCCATAGTCCGACCCAGAACTCTCTCAACTCTGACCAGTAATAGACGAGAATAGAGGTTAAAAGCAGAGACGGCGCCATGGTCACTTTGAAGCATCACCCATTGGTGCGAGTGATTTGGTGCAATGTGGATCCATTTGGTGACTCAGACGTTTTGGAGCTGC
The Labrus bergylta chromosome 15, fLabBer1.1, whole genome shotgun sequence DNA segment above includes these coding regions:
- the gtf3c2 gene encoding general transcription factor 3C polypeptide 2 produces the protein MDPIDSGQGQENPSEQNSDLTPSSRGRPRKKNPKYQDYETEDLIDEKKTTGRKSSGEGAASKRTPAKRRKAEDDPEPPQGDDVENEANHKTPQELDEITAKETPKKAVRAKKTPTKRTPGRKKKSDTANTDVALPHLEGGAADSAQQENGTPKPKRKYVKKQRAQVIVEPPPCASEPEEEIQPGGRRRRGAAKAALKYLHNLAKEALAHPGDETASQPGADSDVASTEPDPKEKGKRLKGSKGRPGRKRKRRDSDGDAAEDEDFVPDAEEMEAEEINDEEEEEEEEEEGVDSDFDLRTFVKSPATSYFNKTKSCNVRKRTPNGLSGLMMMPVTESAESTKKFRETHYSSWVFPEWIPSSNSWHPVPQSDLEKYLPQELQSAAFKVSREGLRPEQSPLQRLRRLTAVPADPDRWDMLLYAGGPVWALEWCPTPDGAPASQFIALACHRGMDDKHCFNKTYTKHGLVQLWGFGSLECNSRPDSSPAFTYGLAQDKGFIWHLKWCPAGGWEPHNSDRKAPFLPRLGLLAVSTSNSVVTIYSLPHPEALLSIKKPANCGKDHQQFPIYKVKEVLSLKLGSFRAPRHEKCGQVLSMDWLPEKPHNIIAIGFYDGVVGLWDLTTKSGLLRVRESDASLSLLPYRCLRAHDHAVRALVFCPASRYLLVTAGEDRYVKTWDLRRLHDPITAQKRFLTNEICWPLNAPGILWAQDNAYAASGSQGVHYFDHQMRTIFAIPRTASVWSISYTDWLNGLVTSDGLGDVIFALLPYMSNSPHYLKRTKERRFPVYLTSMLPFDTNEELVQETNKEKVGVEEEGDAAEEQEGGAAERVNGSEGGNENNKEPGRGGGRVNNKDTNPPLQSHLYNEVAEKYFLHLTDNNMLTFLGSEKRPVWKRMVATEGKSKLNLDEMTLAALHKVRFNPNLLNHTWLATGGQSGLVRLNNLRGMISSQTKKMLSESRAKFSTLCSAKKQKEAEQTEREEL